The Candidatus Nezhaarchaeota archaeon genome has a window encoding:
- a CDS encoding zinc finger domain-containing protein, producing MAGEIKFPTCISCKRPITPDVRGARFYCPQCGGFLIWRCWRCRKQVNTYKCPRCGFEGP from the coding sequence ATGGCGGGAGAGATAAAGTTCCCTACGTGTATTTCCTGCAAGCGTCCAATAACTCCAGACGTGAGAGGCGCTAGGTTCTACTGTCCTCAGTGCGGCGGCTTCTTAATTTGGAGGTGTTGGCGCTGCCGAAAGCAAGTTAATACTTATAAGTGTCCTAGGTGTGGTTTCGAAGGACCATAA
- a CDS encoding elongation factor 1-beta yields MVSKDHKLVVKLAKVMALLRVLPAEAEVDIEGLRREVERGLPSDVKLQRAYVEEVAFGIKAIKLLVLLPEEEGAMFRLEEAILKVPGVGQVDVEFETRT; encoded by the coding sequence GTGGTTTCGAAGGACCATAAGCTGGTGGTTAAGCTGGCCAAGGTAATGGCGTTACTCAGGGTACTGCCAGCAGAGGCTGAGGTAGACATAGAGGGGCTGAGGAGAGAAGTAGAGAGGGGGCTTCCTAGTGACGTGAAGCTTCAGAGAGCTTATGTAGAGGAAGTGGCCTTCGGAATAAAAGCCATTAAGCTCTTAGTCCTCCTTCCTGAGGAGGAAGGGGCCATGTTTAGATTAGAGGAGGCAATATTAAAAGTGCCTGGCGTAGGTCAAGTAGACGTGGAGTTTGAAACGAGGACATAG
- a CDS encoding CDC48 family AAA ATPase, translating to MLRVADAKARDVGRGKVRMDLEAMRIIGVSPGDVIEIEGKKKTAAVVWPAYAEDQGSNFIRMDGLTRRNANVSIGDRVIVRKAKAVPAIMVRLAPQSFTISVDQSFTNFVKRRLIDYPLVEGDSVLIPVLGQAIPFVVVSTKPSGVVVIPSEDTTVILLEKPAEEAKVTRVTYEDIGGLHEAVQKIREMVELPIKHPELFKRLGIEPPKGVLLYGPPGCGKTLLAKAVANETDAHFIAINGPEIMSKFYGESEQRLREVFEEAKKHPSAIIFIDEIDAIAPKREEVTGEVEKRVVAQLLALMDGLEARGNVIVIGATNRINAIDPALRRPGRFDREIEIGVPDKQGRYEILLIHTRSMPLAEDVDLRKLAEMTHGYVGADLAALCREAAMKALRRYLPRIDLQQERIPLEVLEELKVTMQDFLEAFKEVTPTAMREVFVEVPTVRWSDVGGLEDVKQELKEAVELPIKHPELFKRLGIEPPKGVLLYGPPGCGKTLLAKAVATESEANFISVKGPEIFSKWVGESEKAIREVFRKARMAAPCIIYFDEIDSIAPIRGYGIGDSMVTERVITQLLTELDGIEKLENVVVIGATNRPDMLDPALLRPGRLDRLIYVPPPDYGARLEIFKVHTRNMPLAEDVSLEELAKITEGYAGSDIASLCREAAMMAIREDINATRVYRRHFMEALKRVPATITEAMLNQYMNWAQQVKRLQVQRPRAPLSFV from the coding sequence ATGCTCAGGGTGGCGGATGCTAAGGCTAGGGACGTCGGGAGAGGTAAGGTTAGAATGGATCTAGAAGCTATGAGGATCATAGGCGTGAGCCCTGGAGACGTAATTGAGATTGAAGGTAAGAAGAAAACGGCTGCTGTTGTGTGGCCTGCCTATGCTGAGGACCAGGGCTCTAACTTCATTAGAATGGATGGGCTTACTAGGAGAAATGCCAACGTAAGCATAGGGGACAGGGTGATTGTAAGAAAGGCGAAGGCAGTCCCAGCCATCATGGTCAGGTTGGCTCCGCAGTCCTTTACAATTTCAGTCGATCAGAGCTTCACGAACTTTGTGAAACGTAGGCTAATAGACTATCCACTAGTTGAAGGGGACAGCGTCTTAATACCCGTCCTCGGCCAAGCCATACCATTCGTCGTAGTCTCCACTAAGCCCTCGGGGGTAGTCGTCATACCTAGTGAAGACACCACCGTAATTCTACTCGAAAAGCCAGCTGAAGAAGCTAAGGTGACAAGGGTTACTTACGAAGACATAGGCGGGCTTCATGAAGCTGTGCAGAAGATAAGAGAGATGGTGGAGCTTCCGATAAAGCACCCAGAGCTCTTTAAGAGGCTTGGAATAGAGCCACCTAAAGGAGTACTACTATACGGACCACCTGGATGCGGAAAAACACTACTAGCTAAAGCAGTAGCCAACGAGACTGACGCCCACTTCATAGCCATAAACGGGCCGGAGATCATGAGCAAATTCTATGGCGAGTCTGAACAGAGGCTTAGGGAGGTATTCGAGGAGGCAAAGAAACACCCAAGCGCCATTATATTCATAGACGAGATCGACGCGATAGCTCCTAAGCGTGAAGAAGTCACCGGGGAAGTAGAAAAGAGAGTAGTGGCTCAACTATTAGCGTTAATGGACGGGCTAGAGGCGAGGGGGAACGTGATAGTCATAGGGGCTACGAATAGGATAAATGCCATAGATCCAGCGCTCCGTAGACCAGGGCGCTTCGACCGCGAAATTGAGATAGGCGTCCCTGATAAGCAGGGACGCTACGAGATCTTGTTAATTCACACTAGAAGTATGCCCTTGGCCGAAGACGTGGACTTAAGAAAGCTAGCTGAAATGACGCACGGTTACGTAGGGGCCGACTTAGCCGCTCTTTGCAGAGAGGCCGCGATGAAGGCCCTTAGGCGCTACTTACCACGGATAGACCTTCAGCAAGAGAGAATTCCACTGGAAGTGCTCGAAGAGCTTAAGGTGACTATGCAGGACTTCTTAGAGGCCTTCAAGGAGGTAACGCCCACTGCTATGAGGGAGGTCTTCGTGGAGGTGCCGACTGTGCGATGGAGCGATGTTGGTGGACTAGAAGATGTCAAGCAGGAGCTTAAAGAGGCTGTGGAGCTTCCGATAAAGCACCCAGAGCTCTTTAAGAGGCTTGGAATAGAGCCACCTAAAGGAGTACTACTATACGGACCACCTGGATGCGGAAAAACACTACTAGCTAAAGCAGTAGCCACTGAGAGCGAAGCAAACTTCATAAGCGTAAAGGGGCCGGAGATATTTAGTAAGTGGGTTGGCGAATCTGAAAAGGCAATAAGGGAGGTATTTAGAAAGGCTAGAATGGCTGCCCCCTGCATAATCTACTTCGATGAAATAGACTCCATAGCTCCGATTAGAGGCTATGGGATAGGGGACTCAATGGTCACTGAGCGCGTAATAACGCAGCTCCTAACTGAGCTAGATGGAATTGAGAAGCTGGAGAACGTGGTAGTCATAGGGGCGACTAATAGGCCAGACATGCTTGATCCAGCCCTCTTAAGGCCAGGCAGGCTAGATAGGCTAATCTACGTCCCTCCCCCTGACTATGGTGCTAGGCTTGAAATATTCAAGGTACACACTAGGAATATGCCCCTGGCTGAAGACGTAAGCCTCGAAGAGCTAGCAAAAATAACTGAGGGATACGCAGGCTCTGACATTGCAAGCCTCTGTAGAGAGGCCGCTATGATGGCAATTCGTGAAGATATAAATGCAACGAGGGTATATCGAAGGCACTTCATGGAGGCCTTGAAGAGGGTGCCAGCAACAATAACTGAGGCTATGCTCAACCAGTACATGAACTGGGCTCAGCAAGTCAAGAGGCTCCAAGTACAGAGGCCTAGGGCACCGCTGTCCTTTGTCTAG